The Aerosakkonema funiforme FACHB-1375 genome window below encodes:
- a CDS encoding glycoside hydrolase family 10 protein — protein sequence MVKRSVKRLLTACTDRLSGYIRHFICHLQPHKRRWFTILIAATTIIVAIAPQPSYSQTRFRDIQGHWAQPCIEKLIRENIINGYEDRTFRPSLAVSRAEFATMLDKAFPNQPKVRDAVRFADIPSNYWAGRAITRAYQTGFLSGYLGEVFNPLRKITREQILVALVSGLKYSPTQTVNETLNALFTDADAIKNYARNAIVAATEKQLVVNYPDVSTLNPNGLATRAEVAASLCQALGKFGLVPEEYIPVVETLTPPTAPSTTPETTSLLKTALNTSTAEIRGVWLTNIDSDVLFSRARLTNALQRLHDLNFNTVYPTVWNGGYTLYPSRVAKSAIGRSLDPEPGLQRRDMLKEAVEEGHKKGLTVIPWFEFGFMAPANSELAKRHPDWLTQRRDGSKIWKEGVEDRVWLNPFHPKVQQFILDLIVEIVSNYDVDGIQLDDHFGLPAEFGYDDYTVALYKKELPGLSPDNDFRETFWVRWRADKINDFMARLSSAVKARKPKCIVSISPNPLHFSLPAHLQDWFTWERQNLVQEIIVQVYRDDLKRFTTELERAEVQLAQSHIPVAVGIMAGLKGNSTSMQQIQTQVRVSRDRGLAGVSFFFYESLWNWAKETPTERENGLKTLFPMPVSRPDVAGG from the coding sequence ATGGTGAAAAGATCTGTCAAACGCCTTCTGACAGCCTGTACAGACAGGCTTTCCGGGTATATCCGGCACTTTATCTGTCACCTACAGCCTCACAAACGCAGATGGTTTACCATTCTGATTGCGGCCACCACAATCATTGTCGCGATCGCACCGCAACCCTCTTACTCGCAAACGAGATTTAGAGATATTCAAGGACATTGGGCGCAACCTTGCATTGAAAAACTCATCAGAGAAAATATTATCAATGGTTATGAAGATAGAACTTTCCGACCCAGTTTGGCAGTATCGCGGGCTGAATTTGCCACAATGTTGGATAAGGCATTCCCTAACCAACCAAAAGTCCGCGATGCCGTTCGCTTTGCCGATATTCCCTCCAACTACTGGGCAGGTCGCGCAATTACTAGAGCTTACCAAACAGGTTTTCTTTCTGGTTATCTCGGTGAAGTTTTCAACCCACTCAGAAAGATTACGCGAGAACAAATCTTGGTAGCTTTAGTAAGTGGCTTAAAGTATTCGCCCACCCAGACAGTAAATGAAACTTTAAACGCGCTTTTTACAGATGCGGATGCCATTAAAAATTATGCCCGCAATGCGATTGTCGCTGCCACTGAAAAACAGCTAGTTGTCAATTATCCTGATGTCAGCACACTCAACCCTAATGGGTTAGCAACGCGAGCAGAAGTAGCCGCTTCCTTGTGTCAAGCTCTCGGTAAATTTGGTTTAGTTCCAGAAGAGTATATTCCTGTAGTAGAAACGCTAACTCCACCAACAGCACCATCGACAACACCCGAAACAACTTCTCTGCTAAAAACAGCATTAAATACATCTACTGCCGAGATCAGAGGAGTTTGGCTGACAAATATAGATAGCGATGTGCTATTTTCTCGCGCTCGACTCACCAATGCTTTACAGCGCTTGCACGACCTAAATTTTAACACAGTTTATCCCACAGTTTGGAATGGAGGTTATACGCTTTATCCCAGCCGCGTAGCAAAAAGTGCGATCGGGCGATCGCTCGACCCAGAACCTGGGTTGCAAAGGCGAGATATGCTCAAAGAAGCTGTTGAAGAAGGACATAAAAAAGGCTTAACCGTTATTCCTTGGTTTGAATTTGGTTTCATGGCACCAGCTAATTCTGAATTAGCCAAACGTCACCCCGACTGGCTCACTCAGCGTCGCGATGGGAGCAAAATTTGGAAAGAAGGAGTAGAAGACCGCGTTTGGCTCAATCCTTTTCATCCGAAAGTGCAGCAATTCATCCTAGATTTAATTGTCGAAATTGTCAGCAACTACGATGTAGATGGAATTCAATTAGATGACCATTTCGGCTTGCCTGCTGAATTTGGATATGATGATTACACGGTTGCACTTTACAAAAAAGAACTGCCGGGGCTATCTCCTGACAACGATTTTAGAGAAACTTTTTGGGTACGCTGGCGAGCAGACAAAATTAACGATTTCATGGCGCGACTATCGAGTGCTGTGAAAGCTCGCAAACCAAAATGTATTGTTTCTATCTCTCCCAATCCCTTACATTTCTCTTTGCCAGCACATTTGCAAGACTGGTTTACCTGGGAAAGACAGAATCTAGTGCAAGAAATTATTGTGCAAGTTTATCGAGATGACCTCAAGCGTTTTACTACCGAATTGGAGCGTGCAGAAGTGCAGTTGGCTCAAAGTCATATCCCCGTAGCTGTGGGTATTATGGCCGGTCTGAAAGGTAACTCGACTTCTATGCAACAAATTCAAACTCAAGTTCGCGTATCTCGCGATCGCGGTTTGGCTGGAGTGTCGTTTTTC
- a CDS encoding gamma-glutamylcyclotransferase, which produces MISVAQFQQFRTLSRNLQQQQQTPEPMFYYFAYGSCMCPVDLKRTLGENTHDYAIGPATLKGYRLGFYKHSQLRNCGVLDIVPDRASSVEGVLYRLPWRLSDRLDEREEVPTNGYRHEMVNVSCADRLYNNVRTYVVVNKLSQELPPNDWYFNVVLRGAVTCGLPEQYCWNLFDHMYKLQQRGYQLQTLRSA; this is translated from the coding sequence ATGATATCCGTCGCCCAGTTTCAGCAATTTCGGACGCTATCTCGCAATCTACAACAGCAGCAACAAACACCAGAGCCGATGTTTTACTATTTTGCATACGGTTCTTGTATGTGTCCAGTGGATCTGAAGCGGACGCTGGGCGAAAATACTCATGACTACGCGATCGGCCCTGCTACGCTCAAAGGTTATCGGTTGGGTTTTTACAAGCACTCGCAGCTTCGCAACTGCGGGGTATTGGATATTGTGCCCGATCGCGCTTCTTCAGTGGAAGGGGTTCTCTACAGGTTACCTTGGCGACTGAGCGATCGCCTAGACGAACGGGAGGAAGTCCCCACGAACGGCTATCGTCACGAAATGGTAAACGTTAGCTGTGCCGATCGCTTGTATAACAATGTTCGCACCTACGTAGTAGTCAACAAGTTATCGCAAGAACTACCACCGAATGACTGGTATTTCAACGTCGTGCTGCGCGGTGCTGTCACTTGCGGATTGCCAGAACAGTATTGCTGGAATTTGTTCGATCATATGTATAAATTGCAACAGCGTGGCTATCAGTTGCAGACTTTGCGATCGGCTTAG
- a CDS encoding DUF29 family protein, whose translation MTQELTDLRNYILEKRYEDALILIDELEGMSRQAILRNIQSFLDMMMMHLIKNQIEQGLTNSWIASISDSIVQIKRLNLKENKTSYYVKADEWELMLEEAIASSIRPASAELLNGKLKPSQVSQMLDNAKLMAKAKQLLALTYEYSATDLPDIIDEYLIELPGGQDWLEDR comes from the coding sequence ATGACACAGGAACTCACAGATTTAAGAAACTACATTTTGGAAAAACGTTACGAAGATGCTTTGATACTGATCGATGAGTTAGAAGGAATGAGCAGACAGGCTATTCTGCGGAATATACAATCCTTCCTAGATATGATGATGATGCACTTGATTAAAAATCAAATCGAACAGGGATTAACTAATTCTTGGATTGCTTCGATTTCTGATTCCATTGTACAAATTAAGCGCTTGAATCTCAAAGAAAATAAAACTTCTTACTATGTTAAAGCAGATGAATGGGAGTTAATGCTTGAAGAAGCGATCGCTTCTTCAATTCGTCCAGCGAGTGCGGAACTGCTCAACGGGAAATTAAAACCGTCTCAAGTTTCACAAATGCTAGATAACGCAAAGTTAATGGCGAAGGCTAAACAATTGCTTGCTTTAACTTACGAATATTCTGCAACTGATTTACCCGATATTATCGATGAATATTTAATTGAGTTGCCAGGTGGACAAGATTGGTTAGAAGATAGATAA
- a CDS encoding DUF29 family protein, with protein sequence MTQELLDLRNSIKEGRYEDALLLIDELEGMSRQAILRNIQSFLLRLLMHLIKNQVEQRLTKSWSASIRDSIRQIKKLNLQDNKISYYVKTDEWQTMLEDEFEAAIRDASLEVRDGAYSESELLEMVDREQILATAQIFLALTYEYSVRELPGVVNEYLAQLPGGEDWKEGRQ encoded by the coding sequence ATGACTCAGGAATTATTAGATTTGCGGAATAGCATTAAAGAAGGACGATACGAAGATGCTTTGCTACTTATCGATGAGTTAGAAGGGATGAGCAGACAAGCTATTTTGCGGAATATCCAATCATTTTTACTCAGATTGCTGATGCACTTGATTAAAAACCAAGTCGAACAGCGGTTAACAAAATCTTGGTCGGCTTCTATTCGAGATTCAATTCGTCAAATAAAAAAACTGAATCTTCAAGATAATAAAATTTCCTATTACGTCAAAACAGATGAATGGCAAACAATGCTTGAAGATGAATTTGAAGCAGCAATTCGCGATGCGAGTTTAGAAGTGAGGGATGGTGCTTACAGCGAGTCAGAACTACTAGAAATGGTGGATAGAGAGCAAATACTCGCAACTGCACAAATTTTCCTAGCTTTGACCTATGAATATTCAGTCAGAGAATTACCCGGAGTTGTTAATGAGTATTTAGCGCAATTACCGGGTGGCGAAGATTGGAAAGAGGGAAGGCAATAA
- the coaBC gene encoding bifunctional phosphopantothenoylcysteine decarboxylase/phosphopantothenate--cysteine ligase CoaBC has product MAENDGQLIDRKSHIQNLKLQKVLIGIGGGIAAYKVCEVVSALAKSGVEVRVILTDAACEFITPLTLATLSRHPAYTDKDFWQPTHGRPLHIELGEWADVFAIAPLTANTLAKLAYGFADNLLTNTVLASTCPILLAPAMNTDMWEQVAVQRNWQQVLTDKRYHSVGPDAGILACDRIGSGRMAEPSQILPHIQSLLQTNGKRDLVGKQVLISAGGTREHLDPVRFIGNPSTGKMGLAVAQAALHRGASVTLVRAPATWSTPMGVRDIPVTSAAEMREAMLQCFPNADLIIMSAAVADVKPANYAAEKLPKKLLPTSLPLSSVTDIVAELGKLKQPHQLLIGFAAQTGDIVTPALEKLHSKKLDVIVANPIDKSDSGFGSDNNQAIFINAQGRQLEIARCSKLEMAHRLFDFVQTGG; this is encoded by the coding sequence ATGGCGGAAAATGACGGACAACTCATCGATCGAAAATCTCATATCCAAAATCTAAAATTGCAAAAAGTTCTCATTGGTATCGGTGGCGGTATTGCCGCTTATAAAGTTTGCGAAGTCGTTTCAGCGCTGGCAAAATCCGGGGTCGAAGTGCGAGTTATCTTGACGGATGCAGCTTGTGAATTTATCACCCCTTTGACCCTAGCCACGCTGTCTCGTCATCCAGCTTACACGGATAAAGATTTTTGGCAACCTACACACGGTCGTCCGCTACACATAGAATTGGGAGAATGGGCAGATGTGTTTGCGATCGCTCCCTTGACGGCCAATACTTTAGCAAAATTAGCTTATGGTTTTGCCGATAACCTACTGACGAATACGGTACTTGCTTCCACCTGTCCGATTTTATTAGCACCAGCGATGAATACGGATATGTGGGAACAGGTGGCGGTGCAGCGAAATTGGCAACAAGTTCTTACAGATAAAAGATATCACAGCGTTGGCCCGGATGCGGGAATTTTAGCGTGCGATCGTATTGGTTCCGGTCGCATGGCAGAACCTTCTCAAATTTTGCCACATATTCAATCTTTATTGCAGACTAACGGCAAACGAGATTTAGTCGGAAAACAAGTATTAATTAGTGCTGGTGGAACTAGAGAACATTTAGACCCCGTGCGTTTTATCGGCAATCCTTCCACTGGCAAAATGGGATTAGCTGTTGCACAAGCAGCATTGCATCGCGGTGCATCGGTAACTTTGGTACGCGCACCCGCTACCTGGTCAACGCCGATGGGTGTGCGCGATATCCCCGTCACCAGTGCAGCAGAAATGCGAGAGGCAATGTTGCAATGTTTTCCCAACGCCGATTTAATTATCATGTCAGCGGCAGTAGCAGATGTAAAACCTGCTAATTATGCAGCCGAGAAATTACCGAAAAAATTGCTGCCTACTTCCTTACCTTTGTCATCAGTAACGGATATTGTGGCAGAGTTGGGTAAATTGAAACAACCCCATCAACTTTTAATCGGATTCGCCGCTCAAACTGGCGATATCGTAACGCCAGCTTTAGAAAAATTGCACTCTAAAAAATTAGATGTTATTGTTGCCAATCCTATCGATAAATCTGATAGCGGTTTTGGCAGCGACAATAACCAAGCGATATTTATCAACGCACAAGGACGGCAGTTAGAAATTGCACGTTGTTCCAAGTTAGAAATGGCGCATCGGTTGTTTGATTTCGTGCAAACTGGAGGTTAG
- the isiD gene encoding protein IsiD: protein MKTLSISKRDISALTAADIAELAARLERDDYANAFEGLDDWHFLRSIAFQRPDLVEPYIHLLDLEAYDEA, encoded by the coding sequence ATGAAAACTTTAAGCATTTCTAAGCGGGATATATCAGCCTTGACGGCAGCAGATATAGCTGAATTGGCTGCGCGTCTGGAACGGGATGATTACGCTAATGCTTTTGAGGGTTTAGATGATTGGCATTTTCTGAGATCGATCGCCTTTCAGCGTCCAGATTTAGTTGAACCATATATCCACCTGCTTGACTTAGAAGCCTACGATGAAGCATAA